A DNA window from Vigna angularis cultivar LongXiaoDou No.4 chromosome 1, ASM1680809v1, whole genome shotgun sequence contains the following coding sequences:
- the LOC108327528 gene encoding cysteine-rich repeat secretory protein 38, which produces MAFMIAVVMWLDTFVNYVSLLLPRKPFNTAPNKVSALVWYDFCVLRYSNESVYATVLTNISWHVLREKNISHMKDIQKGDDFVRGLIKKATRETNKLFYMDVFNLSSIKRRYGLMQCSRDLTNEGCRQCLENILAKVAKCREQIGWVI; this is translated from the coding sequence ATGGCCTTTATGATTGCCGTGGTGATGTGGTTGGATACTTTTGTCAATTATGTGTCTCTACTACTACCAAGGAAGCCCTTCAACACTGCCCCTAACAAGGTCTCTGCTCTGGTTTGGTATGATTTTTGCGTTCTAAGGTACTCCAATGAGAGCGTTTATGCGACTGTTTTAACAAACATATCATGGCATGTtcttagagaaaaaaatatatcccACATGAAAGATATTCAGAAAGGTGATGATTTTGTGAGAGGGTTGATCAAAAAAGCAACAAGGGAAACTAACAAATTGTTTTATATGGATGTCTTCAATTTGAGTTCCATAAAGAGAAGATATGGCTTGATGCAATGTTCTAGAGATCTCACAAATGAAGGGTGCAGACAGTGTTTGGAGAACATATTAGCCAAAGTGGCCAAATGTCGTGAACAGATAGGATGGGTGATTTGA